The genomic DNA TTAAAAAAGAGCTCAAAGTAGGGAGCTATAAAATTACAATTGTACCAGAGTGGGAGATGCCTTATACCACTGAAGTTAATGTTAAAAACAAAGAGGAGTATATTGTTCAGTGGCAACAGTGAAAGTAAAATATACAGTCCTTTTGTTTGTATTTCTATCTGTGCAAAATCTTTTAGCAAAAGACAAACAGTTTGAAGTGATTGAGCTCGCTCAACAATTTACAGAAGTAAAGCAGTATCAAAAAGTTGTTGATCTTATAGAGCCAAGGCTTAAAAACACTTATTTCAATGAAATAGAATATATTGTAAAAGCAAACTACATTTTAGGAATGTCTTATTGTGAATTAAACAATATGGAAAAAGCACAACACTTTCTTAAAGTATCCAATATTTTTAACAAAAAATCAGTTGCTCTAGAATCAGGTTTTTCTAATAGGTGTCGTAGAGCGTATAGAGCTTTAAATGGAAATAAAGCTAGTAATTTAAAGCTTTATAAATATGATGCAAAGAAAGATATTCGGCGCTATTTACCCTATGGTATCGGGCACTTTAAAAGAGGGAATAAGAAAAAAGGAAAGTTTTTTGCTATTTCGGAAGGGACATTAACGGCTATTGCTATAACTTCAGCAATATTATTTGCTAGTGAAGATACTATTGGCGGGAGGCATTATAATCCAGGTAGAGCAAAAACATATCAAACAATATTTTGGTCAGCTTTTGGCGCTAATGTTGGATTGGTTTCGATTGACTTATTAAGTTTAAAGTGACAATTTTAAAAATAAAAAAGTATAAAATACAGATTATAGTATCAATCAATATATAAAAGGAAGAAGCTTCCAACTTTTCTTTTTGTACTCTGGATATTCATCCGAAAAATGGCTTTTTAAAGCAATTTCTTCAACATAAATTCGGTATACATATGCAGGGATTAGAATAAAAGCAGACCAGATCATATAAATTGGTATATTAAAAATTAGAGGAACTGTTAAACCAAATAATAATGCACCGGTATATCCAGGGTGACGAATCCATCTGTAAGGCCCACTCGTAACAAGCTTGTGGTCAGATTGAATAACAACTTCTGAAGTGAACCATTGGCCTAAATAATGAATTGATTTCCATCTAAATAAAACGCCAAAAAGTCCTAATAAAATGCCAATAATTTCAACAAGATGGATGGGTTTGATATGATTTGTTGTAAAGTATTGGAAGACATAGATATAATAAACAGGAATGATTGATAGGTAAAAAGCAAGGTTTATAAACAGCATTGATTTTTTATCATGACTGCTTTTTCCATCTGATCCAAGCTTTTCAAAGCTCATTTTTGGGTGAGTGAAGAAAATAAAGCCTAATAATATTAATAAGACCCATGGGCGAAAATTGAACAAGATATTAATGTTCTTAAATGCTGGAAGAAATAAAATTGATGCTGCTATTAAAAATCCACTCATATCTTGCTAATAAAACCTCAATTATTTATCATATATAAATAGCAAAATGTCTAAAGAAAAAGAAATAATTATTGCAAGTAACTTATCTTCAGGACATTTTGAAGGCCAAATTCCTTTATATTCTGCTAAACAGATATCACATTACACTGACCCAAGTTTTATAGATTATTTTGTAAAAGTTTTGATCGATGAATCTGGTGGAAAACTTAATATCAAACAAGTTTGTAAGCGTTCAGATGATACATTGCATTTAGATAATAAGTTGTTATTCAAAGATGAGACTATAATCTTAGAAGATGATGTAAATATAGAAGAAGGTGATACGGTCTATTTTGAACATATAGGAAGAGTCTATTGCTTTTTCATTAAAAAAAATTCAGATAATAGCCTGCAAATCCCAGTATTATACGAACTAACAAGACGGTTTTGGCAAAGATATACATTAAATGAAGATATAAAAATTGAGCTGGCGTCGGATGAAGAAGTTTTAAAAGGAAGAATCGTTAATTTTGATATTAATGGTTTAGGCATTAGTTTTGATAAGGGTGAACCTAAGCTATTCGATAGTTATAAATTAAAAATATTCAGTGAAGATGAGCCACTTGAGATTTTAGGGCAAATAGTTCATTTTTCTAAAACGAAGGATGAAAATATAGCTGGGTTCTATTTTAGTGAAAGAAAGAATAAAAAATATTTAGAAAAATTTTTTTGGACAAACTATAAAAAGTATAACCCAGATATTGAAGAGCTATCTGAGAACTCAAGCTTAGAGGAAGTTAAAAAGCAGTTTGAAAACGTTCCAATACCGCAGTTGTTTAATGAAGAGTATTTAAAAAACACCTCTACAATTAAGACAATCATGTTAAAAAAAGGGAACAGTTATTCTTCTGGTATTTCAATTTGCAAATACAATAAAAAGATGACGATGATGCATACTTTAGTGCTTCAAAAAGAGCATCTTCATAGTTTACCAGTAAATTTATATGAATATGTAGCAAATCGAGTTTTAGCTACTAATGACAGTGAATATTTTTCTGGGTATTGGCCACCAAAGAATAAGTATATTGATCGAGGGTACACTAATTTTGTAAAAGGAGATTATGATGATGTTCATCACTTTTACAAGCAAATTAATATATACAACTGCGAAGTCAATAATGATTTTGACAAACAAATAATAGATAGCTTTAACTCCAATAAAGACTATGTAAAAAATGAGATAAGAAAAAGTCTGGGAGATGTATTTTATGATGCATTTGGTGTTGATGAACCTGAAAAAGATATAAAAATTATATCAATTGGGTCAGATAATAACATATCAGGTATTGCAATGTGTTTGCCTAAAAGAAGCGACCATGGAGTATTTGCTCTATCCAATCAAACATGGATTATAAAAGCAGATGATCTAGATGCAGTAAAACAATTAAAAGCTTTATCTGATAAATATTTTCAAACTCTAGGACATAATAATTATAATGTTCATACCTTTGAAGAGTATAAAGGTATAGAAAGCAAGCTTAATACTTTAAGGGCATTAAAAGAAGTACATTTTTGGATTGCTAATAATACCAGAGTAAAGGCATATATTAACTATCTAAAAAGAATAAATTTTGAAATAAGTCTATTAACATCAAAAAAATCAATTTCTAAAAAATATGTAAAATTTATAAAAGGGTTCACTTCAAGTTTTTATAAAAGAAAATCTTTAAGGTATCAGTCCAAAGAACTTCAAAATGATATGGAAGTGTCATTTGATACATCATTTATGAGTATAGACTCAGTAAAAGTTATGGATATAGATACATTTGGAATGAGTGCAGAAATATCTGCAAATCTAAATATTAAAGATAATACACATATTGATATAATATTTTCATTAAAAGGTGAAGAAGCGCAGAAGTTAAAAGGTGTAGTAAAGTACTGTAAGCCAAAAGCAGTTTCAGGATTTAAAGCATTAAATAATCATGTTGGTATTGAGTTTCAAGGATTAGATTTAGAATCAAAAAGAGTTATAAGAGAGTATTGTTTTAGAAAGCTAAATCCAGATTTAAGTATGTTCTCAAAGCAAGATTTTAGATCTTTAGTGGATCTTTTAGAGAAGTCTAAATATTTTGAATATTACGATAGTACCAAACAAAGACAGTTTGAGGAGGAGTCGGAGCCAATATATTCCTCTTTAGAATTGCTAATACCGGATTTAGCAAGAGTAACCGTATTCAAAAATGATGAAGATGATTCAATTATAGGCACACACGCATTTTATAGAAGATCAAACAAAACATGGCAACTTCACCAATTGGCAGTGAATGAATCTCTAACAATATATAAGGCAAAGTTTCCTACAAAAGTAGTATTAAACGGTGCTTTTCAATATCTATGTTTAGATCCAGACGTAGATTTTGTAATTACATACTTTCACAATGATGCGGCAATAGCGAAAACATATTTCGATGTAAAAAATCACCATGATAACCCAAAAGAATATGCTTATATAGAGTTTACAGGGTTTTTGTTTGAAGGTTTAGATAAAAAGTCTTATCAATTTGGAAATGACTATCAATTGTCTGTTGCAAATGAAAAAGAAAAGAAGTTTCTTCAAAAAGAAGTAAAGAACCTAGTAGAAGATATAGAGTATGAAGCTTTAGAGTATGCCAATTTATCGCAAAAAGACTTAATAAAAAAATGGAATAAAACAGGTGCTATAAGAGACCGGGAAGTTTTATTAATCAAAAATAAAAACGGTGAGATATTACATTTTGCTATATGTGATGTAAGCCCTTTGGGTATAAATTTTATAGGATTGGTGGATATATTTAGAATTTTTCATCAAAAAACAGACGAAGCGCCAAGTGCTATTACAATGCAATTGTTAGCTAACTATGCCGCAAGTTATTATAAAAACAAAGGTAGGTCTCAAGTATACTTAGAAGTCGATCCAAACTTAGGTGAATATTTTAATGAGTTAGAAGTAAGGCAATTGGGTAAAAATTGGAGATTAATAGCGGCTAGAAATACATTTATGACTGCACTGCAATATTTTAACAGTAGATTTGAGCGGTTACAACAAAGGCTAAAACAATCGGAGAGTAAATGATAAAACGTCTTGTAGCAGTATTTTTAGTTACATTAATAGGAATAGTCTATTTTGCAACTGAGAATAATATTGAATTAACTGCATATGATGTGAAATATATACTTGATGATCAAGAGAGTTTTAAAAATAAAGATATTTCTGAAAATCATTGGCAAGAATATACTCTTGGTAAAGGGATAGACCACTATAAAAAACCATATGTATACTGGATAAGATTCAAATTTAATAACAAAAATCAAAATCTAGAAAATCCTGCATTAGCATTAGGTAAAATAGGTGATGTTGAAGAAGTTTATTTTAATGGGGAATATCTAGGTGCTAATGGAAGAATAGAGGGTAAGTCGCGATCATTTTATCACTATCCAAGAATCTATAGAATACAAAAGAATAAGATAGAAGATGTCAATACCGTTGCAATACGTGCAAAAAAAAGTGCAATATTAAGAGCAGGGATTCATTCTGGACCTGTTGCTTTTGGAGATTATGAAGATCTAAGGCAAAAAGTTAATAAGGCTTATTTTTTAGTCTATTACCTTGGAATAATTTTAGGATTTTTTAGCTTAGTTATGGGTGTTTATCACCTATATTTATATATTAGGATGAGAGATAAAATACAGAATTTATATTATTTCTGTTTTTCATTGTTTTCATCGGCATTTATATATTCGCTTTCATGGGGGTTAACTGTACATTTTAAAAGTGAATTTGTAGTAGCTCAAGTAAATTGCTTTCTAGGCGTAATGACAGCTGTAACATATCTGATATTTATTCAACGCTTTTTAAATATAACACTCAATATAAAGCATAAGGTATTCATTGGAATTCAGTTAATATTTCCAATCATATGTTTATTTCCAAAACAAGTAGATGCAGTATTTAACATATATTCAATCTGGTTTGTTCTTGGGTTAGGAACAATTATCTATGCTGGATATTTATTTATATGGCATTACTATAAAAATAACAGGGAAGATCTCAAGGTATTAATGAGCTCTATAGTGGTTATGCTTCTATGCGCTTTTCACGATATTCTTCATAGTTTAGAACTTTTCTCCAGTTTTCAACTGAGTGGAGTTGGATTCTTTTCGTTAAATATAGGGATAATGTTCTCATTAGCTAAGGATTTCACAACAGCTTACAAAGATGTAGAACAAACAGTAAGAGAAAGAACGGATGAATTAGAAAAAGCAATAGATCATGTGAAAATGGTAGAAGATCAGAAAAAAAGAGTTTTTACGAATATCTCACATGATCTTAAAACACCTATAGCAGTAGCAATTCATAAACTAGATGAACTTTCAGAGTATGTTTTAAAAGAAAAAGGTAGAGAAGTTCTTATAAAAAGTAACAATGCTCTACTTAGATTGAACTCAATGGTTAAAAATATTTTAGATACCATTTCCTCTGAATCAGGAACAATTAAACTTATATGGAATAAAGATAATGCTGTTAAATTTATAAAAGACTGGAAAATTGACTTTGAAGAAGTTGGGAAACTAAAGAATAAAACCGTTCATTTTTCAAGTAACCAAGATGAAATTAATATTCCCTGGGATAGGGATAAAATGAACCGAGTCTTTGATAATTTTATGACTAATGCTTTAAAATATTGTCCAGAGAATGGTGATATATACATTAGACTTATTGCCTCTGGAACACGCTTTCAATTAGAGGTAGAAGATACGGGTGAAGGCTTGCCTGAAGAAGAATGGAAAAGTGTATTTAAGCGATTTTATCAAGGTTCCAGCACCAATTTAAGAGACCACGGGGGTTTTGGTATCGGTCTTTCATTCGTATATGAAGTGATCAACAAAATGAATGGTAATGTGTTTATTACACATGGAGATGTAGGTAAAATCAAATTTGTTGTTGAATTGCCCATCAACCAAGATATTGATTTAATAGAGTCAGAAGCTGAGCAAGAGATCTCTGAACTTAGACCTCATACTTTAAAAGCTATTGCTGTAGCGGAATATCCAAGAAAATACCCTGAGAAAGAAAATCCAGATTTACCAAGGCTATTGGTAGCCGAAGACAACCCTGATATTGCTGAAAACCTGCTTTATATCCTGCAAAAGGACTATAATGTATACTTTGCTGAAAACGGTTTAGAAGCTATAGGCGTTTTAGAAAAGATCTCTATAGACTGTATTTTAAGTGATTTGATGATGCCTAAGATGGACGGATCTGAGCTCCTAAGTCGTGTTAGAGAAGACTATAGATGGAAACTTATTCCATTTATTATGGTTACATCTAAGAGCGATCGTGAAAATATCATTGAGCATTTAAATAGTGGTGCACAAGATTATATAACTAAGCCTTTTGAAAAAGATATCTTAAAAGCCAGAGTCCTATCTCAAAGCCAAACCTCTATCATTAGAAAGCATATGCTTAACTCAGACAAATTGGCTGCTTTAGGTGTGTTAGCGGCTGGTATTGCTCATGAACTTAAGAACCCTATTCATGCTGCTAAAAACTTTACGTCAATTATTAGAAAACGTGTACAAATGATATTTGAATCCATGGATAAAAGAGATCCAGAGTTTGAAAAAAAGATGAACTATATTATTGATCGTATTGAAGACAACAATCATAAAATGGATGAGATAACTCAAGCAATAGGTTCATATACAAATGGAAATAAAGAGAAAGTAGATATCAATATCAATGAAATGATTGATTCATCAATTTTACTATTTGGAACTAAGCTTAAACAAAAAAGCTTAACTATAGAAAAACAGTATACCAAAGATAATGTTCATATTTTGGGCTTCTCTCCTTTAAATCAATGTGTGGTTAATTTGATTGATAACGCTATTGCTGTGGCAAAAGATAAAATTGTTATTGAAACAGAAAGAACAGAGCAAAGAGTATGTATTCGAGTCAAAGATGACGGTGAGGGTATTGCGCCAGAGCTACAAAATAAAATCTTTGATATGTTCATGACCACAAAGCCTCCTGGAGAGGGAACAGGCCTTGGCTTATCTATTGTTAAAAATATTGTAGAACTTCAACACGGTGGGACTATAGAAATACTCTCTTCAACACCAAATGGCACAACTTTTGAAATAAAAGTACCGTTTGAAGCGCCAGATCCTGAAGATTCTGGAGTAAATGTATTTCATGGAAAGGGAGAAACACATGCCTACTGATAAAAAATTAAAAGTATTATTGTTAGAAGATGATCCAGATAATGCTTTAGCAATAGAAATGATCAAGGAAGAAGAGTGGACGATTCATAGAGAACGCCATCCATTTTATGCTGATGCGAGTACCATAAATAAATATGATATTGTGTTGGTAGATATTGTATACAATATCAAAAATGATGATTTAACTAAAATTCCTTCAAGTTGGATTCACGAGAGTGTTTTTATACCGGCCAAAAATTTCATAGAAGATGTTTTAAAAATAAACCCAAAATTTCCTATTGTACTATTAACGGCGCTGACAAAACTTCAAGTTTTAGAGCATTCAAATTTGTATGATTTAGGGGCTAATATGATCCATATAGAGAAGCCTGTGGATTTTGACTCAGAAGAATTTAATAATACAATCGATGAATTTTTAGAAAAAAGCTCAAAGCTTTAACTCTGAATAAGAATCTTCAATTATCTTCATAGGTTTATTTATTGTAAATATAGTAAAAAGATAATTTGGTTGGTGAAGCTTAGATTCAATGGATGTGAGCTCTTTCTTAAAAGTTAACTCTAAGTTTTTTGTACTATAGTCAAGTGCCAACAATTTTTCTCTAGTCTCTTCCATTAAATCTAATAGGCCAGCATGGTTGGATTTAGGAAGTTGTTTTAAAGAAGCTTTTTCATCTATATCAAGTTGCTTTATTGAGATTTTTCGAAGGAACTCTATTTTTTGTGAATCAGATAAGTGGGCAAACCTATCTATCCATTTTCTTGAGAAGATGTAGTTTTTTCTAAATAGAATTAAAAAGAGATAATGCTTAAAAACTGATAGTAGTAGTCCAAGGAAAATTGTAAAAACAACAATCCAAATTATGTGTATATAACTAAAGTCCATAAAGGCAGATTAAATCTTATATCCAATACCAAGAGAAATCGAGTGAATAAAAGCTTTGTAGTTGGTAACTACAGGGATAACCGGTGGTGCCGCTGGAACATCTCTTTCTCCAAATCTAGCATTCCAAGTTAGGCCAATATTCAGGTTTTTGATTTGGTAAGCAGCACCAGCAGAGACTTCATGCGCAGCGATATCACCTACAACACGGTTGATGGCTTGGTCAGGAATAGCTTCATTAAAATCTTTGGCATAACCCGCTCTAACAGATAGATCTTCTGTGGCTTTGTAATCAGCACCAATATGAATCGTATGTGTATTGCTCCAGTTTTGAGCTAATACAATGGGAGGAAGAGCGCCTACAGTTGCAGTATATTCTTTGATAGAGTCATTCTTTTCGAATTGATACGCCAAACCGATGGTTAGTTTATCAGTAGGATAAATACCAAAACCAGCATTTAGGGTCATCGGTAAAGTTTGACTTAGGCTGACAGAGTTATTTGGACTGCCTGTAGAAAAATTAATCGGGTCGGCTGGATCGTCACCCGTTGTAACATTACCATCCAAGTCTTTCTCTACAATAGAGCGTAAGTTGGCGCCAAAAGAGAAGTACTTTACAGGTTTGTAAAATAAACCAAAGCTCGCTCCTAAAGCCCAGCCACTAACATCTAAGTCTTCGATGGTATCCACTGTTGTACCGGGGTTATCTGGATCAAGGTCAATGATTTGGCCTTTGAGTTCATTTTGTATTCTAACAATACGAAAGCCGGCACCAATACTTAAACCAAAGTCAGATTTATAAGCCAGAGTGGGTATGATTTCCATGGAGTAAATTCTGCCTTCATTAGGATTGGTTAGAATGGCGGAAGGGGAGGGAAACTTACCGCCATTACCATGTGGGAAAAACACACCAACACCCATATACAAAGGTTTAGCAACGCTAGTGACATATGAAAAGCTAGGAACAGGTAGAAACTCTTTTTCAGCACTTTCTGTGCTACTGCCATCTGGAGTGTAATCTAAATTGGTAATGAGAGAATCGGCGCCTATAAAGAAGTGATGGCCTTCAAGTTGAGTAATGCCCGCAGGGTTATGATAAATGGCTGTTGCATCATCAGCAATACCTACAAAAGCACCACCCATACCAATGGCTTTAGGCCCAACATTAACAGATTTAGAGAGGCCGGTAGCAAAAGCAGGGCTTAAGCAGAAAATGGTACATAAAGACACGAGAGTTAAAACGGTACGTTTACAGGTATTGTATTGCATGATGAGCCTCCATAATGTGTAGGTATCTGTTTTTGTTACACAATCATGGCGTTAAATAGGCTTTTGAGCAAGGAATTTTTACAATATTTATCAAACATAGTTGGGTCACTGTCAAAAAATAAACAATGAAATGGCACAACACTTGAACTGCTTCTTGATAATTTTAAATATGGAGGAGTAAAAGTGGCCGTAAAAAAAAACCTAAAGGTATTGTTGGTTGAGCAAGACCTGGATAATGCTTTATCATTAGAATTTATAAAAGAAGATTGGGAAATAGTACGATATAGTCACCCTACTGAAGTCAATGTAGCAAAAGTTAACAATTATGATGTAGCATTTTTAGATATTGTATTTAAAAGTCAAAGTGGGGGAAGCCTGTCAGAATCTTTGGTATGGTCAGATCCAGCTATCTTTAAATATACCGAGAAGCTAATTGAAGATATCGTTAAGGTTAATCCATCATTGCCAATCATGTTGTTAACAGCAATTGAA from bacterium includes the following:
- a CDS encoding response regulator codes for the protein MPTDKKLKVLLLEDDPDNALAIEMIKEEEWTIHRERHPFYADASTINKYDIVLVDIVYNIKNDDLTKIPSSWIHESVFIPAKNFIEDVLKINPKFPIVLLTALTKLQVLEHSNLYDLGANMIHIEKPVDFDSEEFNNTIDEFLEKSSKL
- a CDS encoding isoprenylcysteine carboxylmethyltransferase family protein, whose amino-acid sequence is MSGFLIAASILFLPAFKNINILFNFRPWVLLILLGFIFFTHPKMSFEKLGSDGKSSHDKKSMLFINLAFYLSIIPVYYIYVFQYFTTNHIKPIHLVEIIGILLGLFGVLFRWKSIHYLGQWFTSEVVIQSDHKLVTSGPYRWIRHPGYTGALLFGLTVPLIFNIPIYMIWSAFILIPAYVYRIYVEEIALKSHFSDEYPEYKKKSWKLLPFIY
- a CDS encoding PilZ domain-containing protein, producing the protein MSKEKEIIIASNLSSGHFEGQIPLYSAKQISHYTDPSFIDYFVKVLIDESGGKLNIKQVCKRSDDTLHLDNKLLFKDETIILEDDVNIEEGDTVYFEHIGRVYCFFIKKNSDNSLQIPVLYELTRRFWQRYTLNEDIKIELASDEEVLKGRIVNFDINGLGISFDKGEPKLFDSYKLKIFSEDEPLEILGQIVHFSKTKDENIAGFYFSERKNKKYLEKFFWTNYKKYNPDIEELSENSSLEEVKKQFENVPIPQLFNEEYLKNTSTIKTIMLKKGNSYSSGISICKYNKKMTMMHTLVLQKEHLHSLPVNLYEYVANRVLATNDSEYFSGYWPPKNKYIDRGYTNFVKGDYDDVHHFYKQINIYNCEVNNDFDKQIIDSFNSNKDYVKNEIRKSLGDVFYDAFGVDEPEKDIKIISIGSDNNISGIAMCLPKRSDHGVFALSNQTWIIKADDLDAVKQLKALSDKYFQTLGHNNYNVHTFEEYKGIESKLNTLRALKEVHFWIANNTRVKAYINYLKRINFEISLLTSKKSISKKYVKFIKGFTSSFYKRKSLRYQSKELQNDMEVSFDTSFMSIDSVKVMDIDTFGMSAEISANLNIKDNTHIDIIFSLKGEEAQKLKGVVKYCKPKAVSGFKALNNHVGIEFQGLDLESKRVIREYCFRKLNPDLSMFSKQDFRSLVDLLEKSKYFEYYDSTKQRQFEEESEPIYSSLELLIPDLARVTVFKNDEDDSIIGTHAFYRRSNKTWQLHQLAVNESLTIYKAKFPTKVVLNGAFQYLCLDPDVDFVITYFHNDAAIAKTYFDVKNHHDNPKEYAYIEFTGFLFEGLDKKSYQFGNDYQLSVANEKEKKFLQKEVKNLVEDIEYEALEYANLSQKDLIKKWNKTGAIRDREVLLIKNKNGEILHFAICDVSPLGINFIGLVDIFRIFHQKTDEAPSAITMQLLANYAASYYKNKGRSQVYLEVDPNLGEYFNELEVRQLGKNWRLIAARNTFMTALQYFNSRFERLQQRLKQSESK
- a CDS encoding ATP-binding protein, with protein sequence MIKRLVAVFLVTLIGIVYFATENNIELTAYDVKYILDDQESFKNKDISENHWQEYTLGKGIDHYKKPYVYWIRFKFNNKNQNLENPALALGKIGDVEEVYFNGEYLGANGRIEGKSRSFYHYPRIYRIQKNKIEDVNTVAIRAKKSAILRAGIHSGPVAFGDYEDLRQKVNKAYFLVYYLGIILGFFSLVMGVYHLYLYIRMRDKIQNLYYFCFSLFSSAFIYSLSWGLTVHFKSEFVVAQVNCFLGVMTAVTYLIFIQRFLNITLNIKHKVFIGIQLIFPIICLFPKQVDAVFNIYSIWFVLGLGTIIYAGYLFIWHYYKNNREDLKVLMSSIVVMLLCAFHDILHSLELFSSFQLSGVGFFSLNIGIMFSLAKDFTTAYKDVEQTVRERTDELEKAIDHVKMVEDQKKRVFTNISHDLKTPIAVAIHKLDELSEYVLKEKGREVLIKSNNALLRLNSMVKNILDTISSESGTIKLIWNKDNAVKFIKDWKIDFEEVGKLKNKTVHFSSNQDEINIPWDRDKMNRVFDNFMTNALKYCPENGDIYIRLIASGTRFQLEVEDTGEGLPEEEWKSVFKRFYQGSSTNLRDHGGFGIGLSFVYEVINKMNGNVFITHGDVGKIKFVVELPINQDIDLIESEAEQEISELRPHTLKAIAVAEYPRKYPEKENPDLPRLLVAEDNPDIAENLLYILQKDYNVYFAENGLEAIGVLEKISIDCILSDLMMPKMDGSELLSRVREDYRWKLIPFIMVTSKSDRENIIEHLNSGAQDYITKPFEKDILKARVLSQSQTSIIRKHMLNSDKLAALGVLAAGIAHELKNPIHAAKNFTSIIRKRVQMIFESMDKRDPEFEKKMNYIIDRIEDNNHKMDEITQAIGSYTNGNKEKVDININEMIDSSILLFGTKLKQKSLTIEKQYTKDNVHILGFSPLNQCVVNLIDNAIAVAKDKIVIETERTEQRVCIRVKDDGEGIAPELQNKIFDMFMTTKPPGEGTGLGLSIVKNIVELQHGGTIEILSSTPNGTTFEIKVPFEAPDPEDSGVNVFHGKGETHAY
- a CDS encoding TonB-dependent receptor, with protein sequence MQYNTCKRTVLTLVSLCTIFCLSPAFATGLSKSVNVGPKAIGMGGAFVGIADDATAIYHNPAGITQLEGHHFFIGADSLITNLDYTPDGSSTESAEKEFLPVPSFSYVTSVAKPLYMGVGVFFPHGNGGKFPSPSAILTNPNEGRIYSMEIIPTLAYKSDFGLSIGAGFRIVRIQNELKGQIIDLDPDNPGTTVDTIEDLDVSGWALGASFGLFYKPVKYFSFGANLRSIVEKDLDGNVTTGDDPADPINFSTGSPNNSVSLSQTLPMTLNAGFGIYPTDKLTIGLAYQFEKNDSIKEYTATVGALPPIVLAQNWSNTHTIHIGADYKATEDLSVRAGYAKDFNEAIPDQAINRVVGDIAAHEVSAGAAYQIKNLNIGLTWNARFGERDVPAAPPVIPVVTNYKAFIHSISLGIGYKI